A genomic window from Haliaeetus albicilla chromosome 10, bHalAlb1.1, whole genome shotgun sequence includes:
- the TAGLN2 gene encoding transgelin-2 → MANRGPSYGLSREVQQKIDRQYDPELEQILVRWILAQCGGDVAQPAPGRDGFQQWLKDGTVLCRLINSLHPRGQGPVAKIQASTMAFKQMEQISQFLQAAERYGIAATDIFQTVDLWEGKNMACVQRTLMNLGSLAVAKGDGLFVGDPNWFPKKSQENRRVFSEDKLKEGQSVIGLQMGTNRGASQAGMTGYGMPRQIL, encoded by the exons ATGGCAAACCGGGGACCATCATACGGCCTCAGCCGGGAGGTGCAGCAGAAGATCGACCGGCAATATGACCCCGAGCTAGAGCAGATCCTGGTGCGGTGGATCCTGGCGCAGTGTGGCGGGGACGTCGCGCAGCCAGCACCTGGCAGGGACGGCTTCCAGCAGTGGCTGAAGGACGGCACT GTGCTGTGCCGGCTCATCAACAGCCTGCACCCACGGGGCCAGGGGCCAGTGGCCAAGATCCAGGCATCCACCATGGCCTTCAAGCAGATGGAACAGATCTCACAGTTCCTTCAGGCAGCCGAGCGCTATGGCATCGCTGCCACCGATATCTTCCAGACCGTTGACCTCTGGGAAG GGAAGAACATGGCGTGCGTGCAGAGGACCTTGATGAACCTGGGCAGCCTGGCCGTGGCCAAGGGCGACGGGCTCTTTGTGGGAGACCCCAACTGGTTCCCCAA GAAGTCGCAGGAGAACCGGCGCGTCTTCTCCGAGGACAAGCTGAAGGAGGGCCAGAGCGTCATCGGGCTGCAGATGGGCACCAACCGGGGTGCCTCACAGGCTGGCATGACCGGCTATGGCATGCCCCGCCAGATCCTCTGA
- the CFAP45 gene encoding cilia- and flagella-associated protein 45 isoform X1, with the protein MVSAARAGAPGPVPPLRVCPPRRSPFTALVPPQPTSVPAPPGRAPSQPRSRYRRRARSTAVDELLFGESRQSCSGSPVVILQDVQTAPKASPSGRHKPKTTRLITKDFIRDLVIPAENPAASLIIGQEDFQRIKEAARVLTKEEREAKLTALKAEKEAILEAVSERKSAAKQKAILQQQTGKLSELEEEARERAQYLLQRASRMRMEQEDEIKEFSELILGAKCHMIRDMQILEKQLIAKELEEEEKRLAKMMEVERKKADEMQEELEGRRKQELIRGRQELVKQMEQNAEERALRAEQRDQEAQELLEYLEQLKMEDLKDLERRQEQQKKVQAEIKHINDENQRCKEEQREQERMADEQVLEYQRQKMEREAEFEAEQERIRREKEKEMARLRAMQERARDHQAEQDALRAKRSQEAAEREWRRKEKEAVQRKAEMEQMLKRSRLEQIAQREHSMAVQVQQDRHEFERILRAQQEQMEKEKAEEARKAGLQLAHANDVRRQMRERQQQLAQERVAAFKECQRLEEEARQRSQRIAQLKQQKMQELRSSGIPEKYCAQVERRALSQASTAPGQAQPHEE; encoded by the exons ATGGTGAGCGCGGCCCGTGCCGGTGCGCCGGGCCCGGTCCCCCCTCTCCGGGTCTGTCCCCCCCGCCGCAGCCCGTTCACGGCCCTTGTCCCCCCGCAGCCCACCAGCGTCCCCGCACCCCCCGGCCGTgcccccagccagccccgcAGCCGATACAGGAGGAGGGCCCGGAGCACCGCGGTGGATGAGCTGCTGTTCGGGGAGAGCCGG CAGTCGTGCTCCGGCAGCCCTGTTGTGATCCTTCAGGATGTGCAGACTGCCCCAAAAGCGTCACCCTCTGGCAGGCACAAGCCCAAGACCACCCGTCTCATCACCAAAGACTTCATCCGTGACCTCGT CATCCCTGCAGAGaacccagcagcatccctcaTTATCGGTCAGGAGGATTTCCAGCGCATTAAAGAAGCAGCTAGAGTCCTGACCAAGGAGGAGCGTGAAGCCAAGCTGACAGCCCTCAAAGCGGAGAAGGAAGCCATTCTC GAGGCAGTGAGTGAGCGCAAGAGTGCAGCGAAGCAAAAGgccatcctgcagcagcagacgGGGAAGCTGAGcgagctggaggaggaggcgcGGGAGCGGGCCCAGTACCTCCTGCAGCGGGCGAGCAGGATGCGCATGGAGCAGGAAGACGAGATCAAGGAGTTCAGCGAG CTGATCCTTGGTGCCAAATGCCACATGATCCGTGACATGCAGATCCTTGAGAAGCAGCTCATCGCAaaagagctggaggaagaagagaagcgCCTGGCCAAGATGATGGaggtggagaggaaaaaggcTGACGAGATGCAGGAGGAActggagggcaggaggaagcagGAGTTGATCAG AGGGAGGCAGGAGCTTGTAAAGCAGATGGAGCAGAATGCGGAGGAGCGGGCTCTGAGAGCTGAGCAACGGGACCAGGAGgcacaggagctgctggagtACCTGGAGCAGCTGAAGATGGAGGACCTGAAG GACTTGGAACGGAGACAGGAGCAACAGAAGAAAGTCCAGGCTGAGATTAAACACATCAATGATGAGAACCAGAGGTGCAAGGAGGAGCAGCGGGAGCAGGAGAGAATGGCAGATGAACAGGTGCTCGAGTACCAGAGGCAGAAAATG GAGCGTGAGGCTGAGTTCGAAGCTGAGCAGGAGAGAATCCGTcgggagaaggagaaggagatggcACGCTTGAGAGCCATGCAAGAGAGGGCCCGGGACCACCAGGCAGAGCAG GACGCGCTGAGGGCCAAGCGCAGCCAAGAGGCTGCTGAGCGAGAGTGGCGGCGCAAGGAGAAGGAGGCGGTGCAGAGGAAGGCCGAGATGGAGCAGATGCTGAAGAGGAGCCGCCTGGAGCAGATTGCCCAGCGGGAGCACAGCATGGCCGTGCAAGTGCAGCAGGACCGCCATGAATTTGAGAGGATTCTCAG GGCCCAGCAGGAGCagatggagaaggagaaagcagaggaagCGCGGAAGGCAGGTCTGCAGCTCGCCCATGCTAATGACGTCAGGCGCCAGATGCGGGAGCGTCAGCAGCAGCTGGCGCAGGAGCGGGTCGCCGCCTTTAAGGAGTGCCAgcggctggaggaggaggcccgCCAGCGCAGCCAGCGCATTGCCCAGCTCAAGCAGCAGAAGATGCAGGAGCTCAG atCCTCCGGCATCCCTGAGAAGTACTGCGCCCAAGTGGAGCGGAGGGCTCTGAGCCAAGCAAGCACAGCCCCTGGCCAGGCTCAGCCCCATGAAGAGTGA
- the CFAP45 gene encoding cilia- and flagella-associated protein 45 isoform X2: MPTSVPAPPGRAPSQPRSRYRRRARSTAVDELLFGESRNLQQSCSGSPVVILQDVQTAPKASPSGRHKPKTTRLITKDFIRDLVIPAENPAASLIIGQEDFQRIKEAARVLTKEEREAKLTALKAEKEAILEAVSERKSAAKQKAILQQQTGKLSELEEEARERAQYLLQRASRMRMEQEDEIKEFSELILGAKCHMIRDMQILEKQLIAKELEEEEKRLAKMMEVERKKADEMQEELEGRRKQELIRGRQELVKQMEQNAEERALRAEQRDQEAQELLEYLEQLKMEDLKDLERRQEQQKKVQAEIKHINDENQRCKEEQREQERMADEQVLEYQRQKMEREAEFEAEQERIRREKEKEMARLRAMQERARDHQAEQDALRAKRSQEAAEREWRRKEKEAVQRKAEMEQMLKRSRLEQIAQREHSMAVQVQQDRHEFERILRAQQEQMEKEKAEEARKAGLQLAHANDVRRQMRERQQQLAQERVAAFKECQRLEEEARQRSQRIAQLKQQKMQELRSSGIPEKYCAQVERRALSQASTAPGQAQPHEE, encoded by the exons ATG CCCACCAGCGTCCCCGCACCCCCCGGCCGTgcccccagccagccccgcAGCCGATACAGGAGGAGGGCCCGGAGCACCGCGGTGGATGAGCTGCTGTTCGGGGAGAGCCGG AACCTGCAGCAGTCGTGCTCCGGCAGCCCTGTTGTGATCCTTCAGGATGTGCAGACTGCCCCAAAAGCGTCACCCTCTGGCAGGCACAAGCCCAAGACCACCCGTCTCATCACCAAAGACTTCATCCGTGACCTCGT CATCCCTGCAGAGaacccagcagcatccctcaTTATCGGTCAGGAGGATTTCCAGCGCATTAAAGAAGCAGCTAGAGTCCTGACCAAGGAGGAGCGTGAAGCCAAGCTGACAGCCCTCAAAGCGGAGAAGGAAGCCATTCTC GAGGCAGTGAGTGAGCGCAAGAGTGCAGCGAAGCAAAAGgccatcctgcagcagcagacgGGGAAGCTGAGcgagctggaggaggaggcgcGGGAGCGGGCCCAGTACCTCCTGCAGCGGGCGAGCAGGATGCGCATGGAGCAGGAAGACGAGATCAAGGAGTTCAGCGAG CTGATCCTTGGTGCCAAATGCCACATGATCCGTGACATGCAGATCCTTGAGAAGCAGCTCATCGCAaaagagctggaggaagaagagaagcgCCTGGCCAAGATGATGGaggtggagaggaaaaaggcTGACGAGATGCAGGAGGAActggagggcaggaggaagcagGAGTTGATCAG AGGGAGGCAGGAGCTTGTAAAGCAGATGGAGCAGAATGCGGAGGAGCGGGCTCTGAGAGCTGAGCAACGGGACCAGGAGgcacaggagctgctggagtACCTGGAGCAGCTGAAGATGGAGGACCTGAAG GACTTGGAACGGAGACAGGAGCAACAGAAGAAAGTCCAGGCTGAGATTAAACACATCAATGATGAGAACCAGAGGTGCAAGGAGGAGCAGCGGGAGCAGGAGAGAATGGCAGATGAACAGGTGCTCGAGTACCAGAGGCAGAAAATG GAGCGTGAGGCTGAGTTCGAAGCTGAGCAGGAGAGAATCCGTcgggagaaggagaaggagatggcACGCTTGAGAGCCATGCAAGAGAGGGCCCGGGACCACCAGGCAGAGCAG GACGCGCTGAGGGCCAAGCGCAGCCAAGAGGCTGCTGAGCGAGAGTGGCGGCGCAAGGAGAAGGAGGCGGTGCAGAGGAAGGCCGAGATGGAGCAGATGCTGAAGAGGAGCCGCCTGGAGCAGATTGCCCAGCGGGAGCACAGCATGGCCGTGCAAGTGCAGCAGGACCGCCATGAATTTGAGAGGATTCTCAG GGCCCAGCAGGAGCagatggagaaggagaaagcagaggaagCGCGGAAGGCAGGTCTGCAGCTCGCCCATGCTAATGACGTCAGGCGCCAGATGCGGGAGCGTCAGCAGCAGCTGGCGCAGGAGCGGGTCGCCGCCTTTAAGGAGTGCCAgcggctggaggaggaggcccgCCAGCGCAGCCAGCGCATTGCCCAGCTCAAGCAGCAGAAGATGCAGGAGCTCAG atCCTCCGGCATCCCTGAGAAGTACTGCGCCCAAGTGGAGCGGAGGGCTCTGAGCCAAGCAAGCACAGCCCCTGGCCAGGCTCAGCCCCATGAAGAGTGA
- the CFAP45 gene encoding cilia- and flagella-associated protein 45 isoform X3 — MVSAARAGAPGPVPPLRVCPPRRSPFTALVPPQPTSVPAPPGRAPSQPRSRYRRRARSTAVDELLFGESRNLQQSCSGSPVVILQDVQTAPKASPSGRHKPKTTRLITKDFIRDLVIPAENPAASLIIGQEDFQRIKEAARVLTKEEREAKLTALKAEKEAILEAVSERKSAAKQKAILQQQTGKLSELEEEARERAQYLLQRASRMRMEQEDEIKEFSELILGAKCHMIRDMQILEKQLIAKELEEEEKRLAKMMEVERKKADEMQEELEGRRKQELIRGRQELVKQMEQNAEERALRAEQRDQEAQELLEYLEQLKMEDLKDLERRQEQQKKVQAEIKHINDENQRCKEEQREQERMADEQVLEYQRQKMEREAEFEAEQERIRREKEKEMARLRAMQERARDHQAEQDALRAKRSQEAAEREWRRKEKEAVQRKAEMEQMLKRSRLEQIAQREHSMAVQVQQDRHEFERILRAQQEQMEKEKAEEARKAGLQLAHANDVRRQMRERQQQLAQERVAAFKECQRLEEEARQRSQRIAQLKQQKMQELRSSGIPEKYCAQVERRALSQASTAPGQAQPHEE; from the exons ATGGTGAGCGCGGCCCGTGCCGGTGCGCCGGGCCCGGTCCCCCCTCTCCGGGTCTGTCCCCCCCGCCGCAGCCCGTTCACGGCCCTTGTCCCCCCGCAGCCCACCAGCGTCCCCGCACCCCCCGGCCGTgcccccagccagccccgcAGCCGATACAGGAGGAGGGCCCGGAGCACCGCGGTGGATGAGCTGCTGTTCGGGGAGAGCCGG AACCTGCAGCAGTCGTGCTCCGGCAGCCCTGTTGTGATCCTTCAGGATGTGCAGACTGCCCCAAAAGCGTCACCCTCTGGCAGGCACAAGCCCAAGACCACCCGTCTCATCACCAAAGACTTCATCCGTGACCTCGT CATCCCTGCAGAGaacccagcagcatccctcaTTATCGGTCAGGAGGATTTCCAGCGCATTAAAGAAGCAGCTAGAGTCCTGACCAAGGAGGAGCGTGAAGCCAAGCTGACAGCCCTCAAAGCGGAGAAGGAAGCCATTCTC GAGGCAGTGAGTGAGCGCAAGAGTGCAGCGAAGCAAAAGgccatcctgcagcagcagacgGGGAAGCTGAGcgagctggaggaggaggcgcGGGAGCGGGCCCAGTACCTCCTGCAGCGGGCGAGCAGGATGCGCATGGAGCAGGAAGACGAGATCAAGGAGTTCAGCGAG CTGATCCTTGGTGCCAAATGCCACATGATCCGTGACATGCAGATCCTTGAGAAGCAGCTCATCGCAaaagagctggaggaagaagagaagcgCCTGGCCAAGATGATGGaggtggagaggaaaaaggcTGACGAGATGCAGGAGGAActggagggcaggaggaagcagGAGTTGATCAG AGGGAGGCAGGAGCTTGTAAAGCAGATGGAGCAGAATGCGGAGGAGCGGGCTCTGAGAGCTGAGCAACGGGACCAGGAGgcacaggagctgctggagtACCTGGAGCAGCTGAAGATGGAGGACCTGAAG GACTTGGAACGGAGACAGGAGCAACAGAAGAAAGTCCAGGCTGAGATTAAACACATCAATGATGAGAACCAGAGGTGCAAGGAGGAGCAGCGGGAGCAGGAGAGAATGGCAGATGAACAGGTGCTCGAGTACCAGAGGCAGAAAATG GAGCGTGAGGCTGAGTTCGAAGCTGAGCAGGAGAGAATCCGTcgggagaaggagaaggagatggcACGCTTGAGAGCCATGCAAGAGAGGGCCCGGGACCACCAGGCAGAGCAG GACGCGCTGAGGGCCAAGCGCAGCCAAGAGGCTGCTGAGCGAGAGTGGCGGCGCAAGGAGAAGGAGGCGGTGCAGAGGAAGGCCGAGATGGAGCAGATGCTGAAGAGGAGCCGCCTGGAGCAGATTGCCCAGCGGGAGCACAGCATGGCCGTGCAAGTGCAGCAGGACCGCCATGAATTTGAGAGGATTCTCAG GGCCCAGCAGGAGCagatggagaaggagaaagcagaggaagCGCGGAAGGCAGGTCTGCAGCTCGCCCATGCTAATGACGTCAGGCGCCAGATGCGGGAGCGTCAGCAGCAGCTGGCGCAGGAGCGGGTCGCCGCCTTTAAGGAGTGCCAgcggctggaggaggaggcccgCCAGCGCAGCCAGCGCATTGCCCAGCTCAAGCAGCAGAAGATGCAGGAGCTCAG atCCTCCGGCATCCCTGAGAAGTACTGCGCCCAAGTGGAGCGGAGGGCTCTGAGCCAAGCAAGCACAGCCCCTGGCCAGGCTCAGCCCCATGAAGAGTGA
- the VSIG8 gene encoding V-set and immunoglobulin domain-containing protein 8 isoform X3, translated as MAGHGASLLLLLGLMPALLLAVRINSKGREVLYLAKGDSVKLGCPYVLEPEDNGPQGVGIEWIQITPERPGPENVFLSYHDHHVNYGSGSGLQDRVAFVQNDPSQYDASIRLADLQVSDTGTYQCRVKKNTVAVHEVIVTVQEKPATPQCWTEGEVIEGSSILLRCYSRGGTSPLAYQWAKLADGYGGGRLPSGTIQGRAPGDLLIRSLSEVHAGIYQCRVTNRVGYSVCQLNLSLVPSCAPAAGGRQAGIIVGSILGSLLLLSLLGLLIWALICRYRRKECQRACSDCRSSTGGTMTRTCNVCAHHSYSPHGISYMQCQHSDGDERAAALMCNEGIRHQVACPAL; from the exons ATGGCAGGGCACGGCGccagcctgctcctgctcctgggTCTCATGCCAG ctctcctcctgGCTGTCAGGATCAACAGCAAGGGCCGGGAAGTGCTGTACCTGGCCAAGGGTGACTCGGTGAAGCTGGGCTGCCCCTATGTCCTCGAGCCTGAAGACAACGGTCCCCAGGGTGTGGGCATCGAGTGGATCCAGATCACGCCCGAGCGGCCCGGACCGGAGAATGTG ttcctGTCCTACCACGATCACCACGTCAACTACGGCAGTGGCTCAGGGCTGCAGGACCGGGTAGCCTTCGTGCAGAACGACCCCAGCCAGTACGACGCCTCCATCCGCCTGGCCGACCTGCAGGTCTCCGACACTGGCACCTACCAGTGCCGggtgaagaaaaatactgtggcCGTGCACGAGGTCATCGTCACTGTGCAAG AGAAGCCAGCCACCCCACAGTGCTGGACCGAGGGGGAGGTGATAGAGGGGAGCAGCATCCTGCTGCGGTGCTACAGCCGGGGAGGCACCTCCCCGCTTGCCTACCAGTGGGCCAAGCTGGCTGATGGCTACGGCGGGGGACGCCTGCCCTCTGGCACCATCCAAG GACGTGCTCCTGGCGACCTATTAATCCGTAGCCTGTCGGAGGTGCACGCTGGCATCTACCAGTGCCGCGTCACCAACCGCGTGGGCTACTCTGTGTGCCAGCTCAACCTCAGTCTTGTGCCAA GCTGTGCTCCTGcggcaggaggaaggcaggcgGGCATCATCGTGGGCTCTATCCTGGGgtccctcctgctcctcagcCTGCTTGGGCTCCTCATCTGGGCGCTGATCTGCCGCTACCGCCGGAAGGAGTGCCAGCGAGCCTGCAGCGACTGCAG GAGCAGCACAGGTGGCACCATGACCCGCACCTGCAATGTCTGTGCCCACCACAGCTACTCACCCCACGGCATCAGCTACATGCAGTGCCAGCACAGCGACGGCGACGAGCGGGCAGCTGCCCTCATGTGCAACGAGGGCATCCGGCACCAGGTCGCCTGCCCAGCACTGTAA
- the VSIG8 gene encoding V-set and immunoglobulin domain-containing protein 8 isoform X1 — protein sequence MASCPIPAPCRLGCCQVWGWGALWHRFGVFPAGAMGAVLSPALLLAVRINSKGREVLYLAKGDSVKLGCPYVLEPEDNGPQGVGIEWIQITPERPGPENVFLSYHDHHVNYGSGSGLQDRVAFVQNDPSQYDASIRLADLQVSDTGTYQCRVKKNTVAVHEVIVTVQEKPATPQCWTEGEVIEGSSILLRCYSRGGTSPLAYQWAKLADGYGGGRLPSGTIQGRAPGDLLIRSLSEVHAGIYQCRVTNRVGYSVCQLNLSLVPSCAPAAGGRQAGIIVGSILGSLLLLSLLGLLIWALICRYRRKECQRACSDCRSSTGGTMTRTCNVCAHHSYSPHGISYMQCQHSDGDERAAALMCNEGIRHQVACPAL from the exons ATGGCTTCCTGCCCCATTCCTGCTCCCTGCAGGTTGGGGTGCTGCCAGGTGTGGGGTTGGGGTGCATTGTGGCACAGGTTTGGGGTGTTCCCAGCTGGTGCGATGGGTGCCGTTCTctccccagctctcctcctgGCTGTCAGGATCAACAGCAAGGGCCGGGAAGTGCTGTACCTGGCCAAGGGTGACTCGGTGAAGCTGGGCTGCCCCTATGTCCTCGAGCCTGAAGACAACGGTCCCCAGGGTGTGGGCATCGAGTGGATCCAGATCACGCCCGAGCGGCCCGGACCGGAGAATGTG ttcctGTCCTACCACGATCACCACGTCAACTACGGCAGTGGCTCAGGGCTGCAGGACCGGGTAGCCTTCGTGCAGAACGACCCCAGCCAGTACGACGCCTCCATCCGCCTGGCCGACCTGCAGGTCTCCGACACTGGCACCTACCAGTGCCGggtgaagaaaaatactgtggcCGTGCACGAGGTCATCGTCACTGTGCAAG AGAAGCCAGCCACCCCACAGTGCTGGACCGAGGGGGAGGTGATAGAGGGGAGCAGCATCCTGCTGCGGTGCTACAGCCGGGGAGGCACCTCCCCGCTTGCCTACCAGTGGGCCAAGCTGGCTGATGGCTACGGCGGGGGACGCCTGCCCTCTGGCACCATCCAAG GACGTGCTCCTGGCGACCTATTAATCCGTAGCCTGTCGGAGGTGCACGCTGGCATCTACCAGTGCCGCGTCACCAACCGCGTGGGCTACTCTGTGTGCCAGCTCAACCTCAGTCTTGTGCCAA GCTGTGCTCCTGcggcaggaggaaggcaggcgGGCATCATCGTGGGCTCTATCCTGGGgtccctcctgctcctcagcCTGCTTGGGCTCCTCATCTGGGCGCTGATCTGCCGCTACCGCCGGAAGGAGTGCCAGCGAGCCTGCAGCGACTGCAG GAGCAGCACAGGTGGCACCATGACCCGCACCTGCAATGTCTGTGCCCACCACAGCTACTCACCCCACGGCATCAGCTACATGCAGTGCCAGCACAGCGACGGCGACGAGCGGGCAGCTGCCCTCATGTGCAACGAGGGCATCCGGCACCAGGTCGCCTGCCCAGCACTGTAA
- the VSIG8 gene encoding V-set and immunoglobulin domain-containing protein 8 isoform X2, producing MASCPIPAPCRLGCCQVWGWGALWHRFGVFPAGAMGAVLSPALLLAVRINSKGREVLYLAKGDSVKLGCPYVLEPEDNGPQGVGIEWIQITPERPGPENVFLSYHDHHVNYGSGSGLQDRVAFVQNDPSQYDASIRLADLQVSDTGTYQCRVKKNTVAVHEVIVTVQEKPATPQCWTEGEVIEGSSILLRCYSRGGTSPLAYQWAKLADGYGGGRLPSGTIQGRAPGDLLIRSLSEVHAGIYQCRVTNRVGYSVCQLNLSLVPRGRQAGIIVGSILGSLLLLSLLGLLIWALICRYRRKECQRACSDCRSSTGGTMTRTCNVCAHHSYSPHGISYMQCQHSDGDERAAALMCNEGIRHQVACPAL from the exons ATGGCTTCCTGCCCCATTCCTGCTCCCTGCAGGTTGGGGTGCTGCCAGGTGTGGGGTTGGGGTGCATTGTGGCACAGGTTTGGGGTGTTCCCAGCTGGTGCGATGGGTGCCGTTCTctccccagctctcctcctgGCTGTCAGGATCAACAGCAAGGGCCGGGAAGTGCTGTACCTGGCCAAGGGTGACTCGGTGAAGCTGGGCTGCCCCTATGTCCTCGAGCCTGAAGACAACGGTCCCCAGGGTGTGGGCATCGAGTGGATCCAGATCACGCCCGAGCGGCCCGGACCGGAGAATGTG ttcctGTCCTACCACGATCACCACGTCAACTACGGCAGTGGCTCAGGGCTGCAGGACCGGGTAGCCTTCGTGCAGAACGACCCCAGCCAGTACGACGCCTCCATCCGCCTGGCCGACCTGCAGGTCTCCGACACTGGCACCTACCAGTGCCGggtgaagaaaaatactgtggcCGTGCACGAGGTCATCGTCACTGTGCAAG AGAAGCCAGCCACCCCACAGTGCTGGACCGAGGGGGAGGTGATAGAGGGGAGCAGCATCCTGCTGCGGTGCTACAGCCGGGGAGGCACCTCCCCGCTTGCCTACCAGTGGGCCAAGCTGGCTGATGGCTACGGCGGGGGACGCCTGCCCTCTGGCACCATCCAAG GACGTGCTCCTGGCGACCTATTAATCCGTAGCCTGTCGGAGGTGCACGCTGGCATCTACCAGTGCCGCGTCACCAACCGCGTGGGCTACTCTGTGTGCCAGCTCAACCTCAGTCTTGTGCCAA gaggaaggcaggcgGGCATCATCGTGGGCTCTATCCTGGGgtccctcctgctcctcagcCTGCTTGGGCTCCTCATCTGGGCGCTGATCTGCCGCTACCGCCGGAAGGAGTGCCAGCGAGCCTGCAGCGACTGCAG GAGCAGCACAGGTGGCACCATGACCCGCACCTGCAATGTCTGTGCCCACCACAGCTACTCACCCCACGGCATCAGCTACATGCAGTGCCAGCACAGCGACGGCGACGAGCGGGCAGCTGCCCTCATGTGCAACGAGGGCATCCGGCACCAGGTCGCCTGCCCAGCACTGTAA